Part of the Musa acuminata AAA Group cultivar baxijiao chromosome BXJ2-7, Cavendish_Baxijiao_AAA, whole genome shotgun sequence genome is shown below.
CCGAAGAAGGATGGGAAGCTGTCTCCTTACTACTATGAAGACCCTTCTAATCAAGGGAGCACCGTATGAAGATGGCCTTTCTCCCGTTGCGCCAGAAGCTAATGGCAAACACTCAAGTCTAATTCGATATCGATTTGCAACTTTAGACAGAGTAGCTCACAAGGCCTGAAGACAGTAGTGTAGATCTACTGGCTTATTCCTGGCAGAGTAATCCCTGGCTTACACACATTTATTGGACTTCTATATGGGTAATGGGGGTGTTCTTGAGCAATTAGCTTAAGTATTTTATGTCAGTAATGACTGGTCTTTTTTCCTATTTGCTGGTGGCCAAGCAGTGTACCATCAATAGTTACTAATATGTTGTTATGCTTCTCTTTTTGGATCATTGGATGTGCGTGACCAGCAGCAGAAATATGCCATTGAttgagatgtatatatatatatatatatatatatatatatatatatatgaaacaccGCGAAATCAAACCACTTGTGTCCGCGGCTACCTTGTTCTTCTCGTCCTTTCCCTTTTGTCTCGTCATCGGCCTCCGGTGAAGGAAAACCCTCTTCCAATGCAGTTCTTCTCCTTCCACTACATTAATTACCTTTCTATTTGTCGGCCGCTCGGTGCCGGTCATTGTCGTTCTTCGTCCGGTCATTATGACGCCGCGCAATCCCTTTTCTTTACTTCCCTCCCTTCTCTTTTGTTGCCTTCCTGGTTCCGAAACGAAAATTTCAAGCAGGAATCCCCCGACCTGCCTTTCTCGCGTGCATCCCCTCTTCATCCTATTTGCCTCTCCCGTCTCCTCCTCCCTGGTCCTGGGGTTTCTTGCTTCTTGTTGGTCGAGGGTTTGACGTAAGGGATGGATCCCGGGGAAGGAAACGGCGAGAAGAGGGCGCTCGACGGGGAAGATCTTGTCTCGAACAAGAAGCTGAGGAAGAACCGTTTCCATGTGCGGGTCCTCCAAGATGCCTTCTATGGTTCGTGAGATCTGAATATTTATTGTGCATCTCGAGTGGTGGGTCTTCGATCGGTTTGTCTTCGATGCGAATTCTTGGTTAGGATTTCAGTTAGTGGAACGGTGTTATTCTCTTTCTTGTGCATCTTGATGGGTGGGTTTCGAATTTGGATCTGTTTGTCTTAATACGAATTTTTGGTCAGGGGCACAGCACCCGTCTGCTGCGAAGAAGGCGGAGCTTGCTGACCAGACCGGGCTCACGCTCGAACAGATGCAGGCGTGGTTTGCCATTAGGAGGGCCTACGATAGCTGCAGACGGTGGCAGAGGAAACCCTCGGATGAGAATTCCATTGATGATCCAATGGAAGGTGCGATTGTCCTTTCTTTGCCTGCCCCCATGATTAAGTCGAGATGGTTGCCGGTAAGGCCACCGCAGGTGATTGGTCGTTGACCGCTTCAACAAGTGGGACACAGTCGCCTCCTCCATCAGATGACATGCAAGGTAATACCAGAATTACAATCTTTGGAGCAAATATATCCACTCTTTAGTCTTACTTGCAAAGGGTTACAATAAGTGTTTGGAGTTACAAAAATATAATCTGTCGCACAATTGCAGCATTTTGTTTTTCTATTAAAATCAACGGAACTCAGTTGGGAAAGATCCACAATATTTGGAAGTTGCATCTTGTTTTTCTATTGTTTTAGCAATTTCTTTGAACTCTTCTTGCATAGTCATCTATTTTGATTGCAATAGGCCTAATACATATTTCTGTGTAGTAGTGTCTTGAAAAATAGTAGAAAATCCTGCATGTATCATGATGTGTACTGCTTGCTCCATTTTCTGTTTGATGAAAGTGCATTATTCTCAGATCAGGATGTGATGAGGTTAATATGACACATGATCTATTACACTATAAATGCTGGGTATTCTGAGCTCTATATGTGATTGCAGACACAAGAATTATTTCTTCCTCAGCTTTTCCACTTTCTGATCTGTTCAGGAACAGAAATTAAGCCTTTGGTACATATTAGTCATGCATTTGAATCTAATTTGACATTAACAACTTTGAGATTGGTGTCAGGATCTGCTAGCGGTGATATGAATGAGGTCACTCGGATTGGATGGAAAATCAAAATTAGCCAAGAATTATTTGTAAATAAATAATAGCACGTTCTTGGGAAAGACTCATATTAGAACCTCAAAGTTAGATTGTTCTGCCTGGAATTTAAGCAATGATATTCTTGTTTTAGATGTGGAATTTTGAATGGTTTTCTTAACTGAACCCAGGAGCAGGATTTGGTTAGATGAAAGAGTTGGAGTTCCATGTGAGTTCGAGTTCAGAGTAGGAATAGGTTTTAGATTCAGGGCTGGAATCAGTAACCTCTTCTAATTTTACTATGGCTGGAATCAGTCTACTCAAATGTGTTAGGCCATGGTGATTGGCACCTTTGTGGTAGCAAGAAATTGAAGTAAAACAAATCTATAATTGCTAGCGCTGAATTTTACTATATGCCTCTTGAGTATCAGTGCATTTTCTTTAAGAATATATTGTTAATTATCTATATTTAGAAGAGAGATGTAATGTCCGATCAAGATGAAAGAAATTGTtagtattaaaataattaatggaAAAATAATAAACTTATCCTTGAATTTCCTGTATGAAAATATTAAGTAGCAAACTCTTTCCTTGTCATTAATTAAACCAATCCTTGAACCTGCTTCTTTTCTCAAATCTGATCCAATTGACACATTATTTCGGTGAAGAATTTTTAAACATGATTCGGAGGCTGTTAGTACAAGCACTGATCATAGGACTTGTTTGTTCTCGATGATTTACATGAGTATTGTGCACCTATGATTTTGTGGTATTCTACGTATTGCAATATCACGTTTTTTGATAACTTACGGTCATAAAATTGTGCATTAATTGATTAGAAACCTGAATACATGATATCAAAGATTAGACATTAGAGAAAATTTCATTTGGTAATCCTTGGTCATTTAAAGTTGCTCTAACTAGAGGGTTGAGGGTGAACACAAGGTTCGGACCTTTGATTGTGATTGCACTTTATCATTTCAAACAGTGGCTCACATAGTAAATGAGTTTGTTGACACAAGGGATCCGGCATCATCACCAAAAAAGAAtcctgaaacaaaaatttaattaAAGGATATAATATGCCTTTTTTTTTGGCATCCCATTTGTCTTAAAGCTTCCCCCGATCATACCAATGTAATCAATGTTATAATCTTTTTCTTGCATGGCCTTCTTTGAGTGATTTTCCTAGAACCTCTCTGTGTTGTTTACATCATCTATTAGTGCAAGGGAGCTATTATATCGAAGAAAACCTTGCTCGAACATGATTATGTTTTATGCCAAATGTGTACAAATAAAAGTAGGCAGTGCAAAATTCATGAATTACTCATATTTTCATGAGTATTTTAGTCcaataataaaaaattgtttgTGTTTTATCCTTTGTAGATTCTGCACTGTAGGAATCTAAGATTGTTTGTGTTTTATCCTTTGTAGATTCTGCACTGTAGGAATCTTCatactgtttcttttttttttagggtTCTTGAAAAGACCACTTTAATGACCACCGAAGTGAAATATAACAAGGAGGTCTGTATGATCTGGTCTAGGTAGAGTTCTCGAGGAACATTTGCCATAAGCCATTCAACATACGCAAAAAATTCCTGATCTATTATATTGTCAGTTAACAGTTAAACATATTGTCATTTATGAGTAATATTGGTGGCACTGGATGCTTATTTTGTGTTCTAATATCCCGCCTTGACTGGGCCTGCTCATTTTAGACTTACCCTTTTAAGAATGCTTTGTTGCTACAAAATTTTCTGCaagacactatatatatatatatatatatatatatatatatatatatatatatatatatatatatatatatatatatccaagtaAAGGCAGGTTCTGGAATAAAAAGGAGTTAGCATGTAACTTTCTTGTTTCAGAAAAATCTGTTTGCTGTCTTTTATTTGCTACCATATGTTAATTTTAGTACATTCTAAATAAGCAGAGGAAATAAGAAATTTGTTCTCTTTTCAACTTGATTACTATGGGTGTCATGAAATTTAAGGAGTTGCACTTCAAATCTAAGAGAAGAAGGAATGTCTTGCTGGGACTTCCATGCAGTGCAGTTATTTATCTAGGTAGGTCTGACTAGATACATGTAACATATGACCTTGCTATGTTGATTAACTTAATTACACATTAAGAAAGATACTAGTTGTTCATTGTAAGTTGATGATAAACCTCAACCTCTAAAGTTCAACTTGGATTATCTAGTGGCACaaacacaaaatttataacaaacAGAGCTTTTTATTACCGTCAGTTTGATGTATTCTGATGATTATTAATAATCATGCCAAATCGCTCCATGTTTTAGTTAAGTGTGCTACAGCTACTTGCTTAAAAAAAATGATGTCCAAAAGCTTTTATAGAGTTAC
Proteins encoded:
- the LOC135583741 gene encoding putative homeobox-leucine zipper protein HOX26, translating into MDPGEGNGEKRALDGEDLVSNKKLRKNRFHVRVLQDAFYGAQHPSAAKKAELADQTGLTLEQMQAWFAIRRAYDSCRRWQRKPSDENSIDDPMEGAIVLSLPAPMIKSRWLPVRPPQVIGR